DNA from Deinococcus terrestris:
TTCTGGAGTGGCCTGTCCCACCTGTCAGCAGCGCAGCTCCCACGTTCACAGCCGCTACATCCGGCATCCTCATGACACTGCTCTGGGCCAGCATGGCGTGACCCTGCGGGTCCGGGCGCGGCGGTTCCGTTGCCGGAACCCGAACTGCCCCCACACGACCTTTGCGGAAACCTGGCCGGGCTGGCTGGAACCCCGCGCACAGCGCACCTGTCGCCTCGCCCAGAAGCAGGGTCGTGTGGCCCTCAGTCTGGGAGGAGAGGCTGGCCACCGGCTCCTGGCCCACCTCGGCGAACCTACCAGCGCCGATACCCTGCTGCGGCTGATTCGTCGCGTTCCCCTCCTTCCCGCCGAGACCCCGACGGTGCTGGGGGTGGACGACTTCGCTCTGCGACGACGGAAAACGTACGGGACTCTCCTGATCGACCTGGAGCGCCGTCAGGTCGTGGACCTGCTTCCGGACCGCCAGGGTGCCACCCTGGCGACGTGGCTGAGAGCACACCCGGGGGTAAAGATCATCTGCCGGGACCGGGCAGGGGAATATGCCCGTGGGGCGGCTTCCGGCGCGCCGGAAGCTCAGCAGATCGCGGACCGCTTCCACCTGATCGGCAATGTTCGGGACACGGTCGAAGCCTGGTTGCGGCCCCAGCGCGCCCACCTCACTGCACCGCCAGAACCGGCACAGGGGGAGGGGACGAGCGGTCCGCTCCAGCCCCTCCCCACAGGACGCCCCTCGACCAACCAAAAACGCATCGAACGGACGGTGACCAAACGGCAACACCGACAGGCCCGGTATGATCAGGCCGTCAAGTTGCGTGACAGAGGCCAAAGCTACAAAGCCATCGCCCGCCAGGTGGGGGTGGCCCGCAGCACGGTGACCGAATGGCTTCAACACGAGGGCAAGCTGACGCGGAACACTCCACCCAGTGGCATCACGCCTTACGCGGCCTACATCCGTAGCCGGATGGCCGAACCGGAGTGGACCGTGACCCAGCTCTTCCACGAGGTGATCGAGCAAGGATACCGGGGCGCATTCAGCGGGGTTTCCACTTACGTGCAGTGGCTCAGGGAAGGACATGAACCTCCGTCCATCGCCGATCAGCAAAGGCTGAGCCTGCCCCGGGAGAAGCGGCTGGGTCCTGCTCAGGTGGCGTGGTGGTTTACAACGCGACCTGACAGGCGTTCAGAGGCGGAGACCCGCCGCTTGCAGGCAGTGTTCGATCGGGTCCCACGAGGACAGGAAATTTACCAGTTGGTGCAGGACGTGTTGGGCTGGCTGAGAGACGCGCCGAGGTCGGGAGCTGCGCTCCTGACCTCTTGGATCGAACGGGCGCAGGCCACTGGATTACCTGACCTCCAACGGTTGGCGCGAAGCTTTCGAAACGACTTCGCCGCCATTTGCGGCGCCATCGAGTCTCCCTGGAGCAACGGGCAGACGGAAGGGCAGGTGAATCGGCTCAAGATGATCAAGCGCCAGATGTTCGGCCGAGCCAAATTCGACCTGCTTCGGCAGCGCGTCCTCCTCGCCTGACTCTGCTGCACGCAAGCTGCGGGAGACCCAGCGGGTGCCGGATAACTCCAGCGTACGCATCGAGGGCCTGTTCCGGGTGGAGGACGTGCCCCAAACGCTCGTACGGATGGTCCTGCGGCAGTTGTACTTCGTGTCCCCTCTCTCGCAGGCCACCATTGGGCATCGCGCGGGCGGGTACAGCCAGGCCACAGTCAGCCGCATGCTCAACCCCTTGAACCCGGGTGTGCAGCTGCGTCCCCAGGACTACCGCTGTTGGCTCGGCGTCTTCCTGACCCCCGAGGAACTCGCCCGCCTCATCTGAGCCGTGCCCTGGGAGCGGGCACCATGACGAAAGGGGGGAAGGGCGATGGCCCCTCCCCCCACGCCGAGCCCTACACCCGCAAGGTCACGATGATCGCCTGATACGCGCTCCCATCGACGGGCTGAAGAATGCCCGGCGTCGACGCCCCGCTCAAGCGCAACGTCACGTCCCCCTCCACCGGCCCCAGCGCGTCCAGTACATGCCGGGCATTGAACGCGAGGCTCATGGCGGGCTCCCTTCCTCCCTGCTGCACCTCCACCGTGTCCTGCGCTCGGCCATAATCCCCCTCCGCCGACAGCCGCAGCTTGCCCTCCGACACCATGAACTCCACCCGATTGTTCGCGTTCTTGTCCGCCAGCACCGCCACCCGGCCCACCGCTTCTTTCAGCGTGACCGCCGGGAGCGTGAACTGAAGCCGGATGTCCTTCGGAATCACCCGCTCGTAATCCGGGTACTCCCCGTCCAGCAGCTTCAGGTTCATGCGGATCTGCTCGGTCGTGACCGTCAGCATCCCCTCGCCGTAGGTGAAGCGGGCCTGTCCATCCTTCAGCACGCGGGTGAGTTCGTCCACGCTGCGGGCCGGGATGATCAGGTTGCGTCCCCCGGTTCCCTCCACGGGGAAGTCCCGCAGGGCCACCCGGTACCCGTCCGACGCGACCACACGGGCAAATCCGGGGTGGTGTTCGAGCTTGATGCCCCGGAACACCGCCTGGAACGCCTCATTGCTCGCGGCGTACCGCACGCTGCCCAGCGCCCGCGCGAGTTCGGCCGCGTCCAGGCTCAGGTCCGCCTGATTCGGGAAGGCCAGGGCGGGGTGGGCCTGGAGGTCGCCCGTCTGAAGGCTCAGGCTCGTGCCGCCCGCGTGCACGTGCAACTCGGACCCCTCCAGGCTCAGGGTCACCAACTCACTGCCCAGCGACCGCACGAGCTGCCCGAACAGGTGCGCGGGCACCGTGAAGCTCTCCGGGAACTGCACCTCGGCGGGCACGAAGCACTCCAGATCCAGTTCGAGGTTTGTCCCACTCAGGCGCAACCCGGCCTCGCCTGCGTCCACGCGCACATGCAGGAGGGCGGGGTTGCTGCTGCGCGTGGGGATGATGCGTTCCAGCAGGGCGAGCGCCCCGGTGAGGGCTTTTTTCGTGACGGCAGCGTGCAGGCCAGTCGCAGAGGGCATCCGGGAGGCAGTGTACGGGGCAGTGGCAGTCATGGGTATCTCCTGGTGGGGAAAGAGGCGACCCCCGCGTGTCACGGGGGCCTGGGCGGGAAGTGGGGGGACGGTCAGGCAGCGGCGAGTCGCCAGATGCCGCGCTCCTCGGGCTGGCACTCCGGCAACAGTTGCAGCGTCTGCCGCACCTTCGCCTTGAAGTTCGGGTTCTGCTTCACCCGGTCGGGCGCGGACCGGAAGACGTGGTCGTACAGCGTGTCGAGGTCGGCCCGTCCCCCGAGCTGGGTCAAGGCCTGCCGCACGATGGCCTTCCACGTCCCGGTGAGCCGGGCTTGCTGGGCTTTCACGACCTCGCCGAACGCCTGGAAGAACGGCAACTCCTTCTGGAGAATCAAGACGTACTCGTGCAACGTGAGGCCGAAGCGCACCCGCCCGTAGTCCTGCTTCGCGCTGCTCACGTTGTGCTGGGCCTTGATACGCACCGCCCGGAGTTCGGAGGCCGGGAGCATGCCCAGCAGCGGCCCCTGGTACGAGTGGTACCGCCCCTGCTTGCGGGTGTCCCCAATGATGACGACGTAGTACCCGCCGTCCGTGGTGGCCTCGCGCATGTTCAGCGTCATCGCTTGCAGCGCGTCCAGA
Protein-coding regions in this window:
- the dnaN gene encoding DNA polymerase III subunit beta is translated as MHAAVTKKALTGALALLERIIPTRSSNPALLHVRVDAGEAGLRLSGTNLELDLECFVPAEVQFPESFTVPAHLFGQLVRSLGSELVTLSLEGSELHVHAGGTSLSLQTGDLQAHPALAFPNQADLSLDAAELARALGSVRYAASNEAFQAVFRGIKLEHHPGFARVVASDGYRVALRDFPVEGTGGRNLIIPARSVDELTRVLKDGQARFTYGEGMLTVTTEQIRMNLKLLDGEYPDYERVIPKDIRLQFTLPAVTLKEAVGRVAVLADKNANNRVEFMVSEGKLRLSAEGDYGRAQDTVEVQQGGREPAMSLAFNARHVLDALGPVEGDVTLRLSGASTPGILQPVDGSAYQAIIVTLRV
- a CDS encoding ISL3 family transposase — protein: MDLPLFPETWQVLDSQVEGTRLILLVQDQRSGVACPTCQQRSSHVHSRYIRHPHDTALGQHGVTLRVRARRFRCRNPNCPHTTFAETWPGWLEPRAQRTCRLAQKQGRVALSLGGEAGHRLLAHLGEPTSADTLLRLIRRVPLLPAETPTVLGVDDFALRRRKTYGTLLIDLERRQVVDLLPDRQGATLATWLRAHPGVKIICRDRAGEYARGAASGAPEAQQIADRFHLIGNVRDTVEAWLRPQRAHLTAPPEPAQGEGTSGPLQPLPTGRPSTNQKRIERTVTKRQHRQARYDQAVKLRDRGQSYKAIARQVGVARSTVTEWLQHEGKLTRNTPPSGITPYAAYIRSRMAEPEWTVTQLFHEVIEQGYRGAFSGVSTYVQWLREGHEPPSIADQQRLSLPREKRLGPAQVAWWFTTRPDRRSEAETRRLQAVFDRVPRGQEIYQLVQDVLGWLRDAPRSGAALLTSWIERAQATGLPDLQRLARSFRNDFAAICGAIESPWSNGQTEGQVNRLKMIKRQMFGRAKFDLLRQRVLLA
- a CDS encoding TRM11 family methyltransferase, translated to MSILSFPERGQGGDSTYRGNCSPKVYEWLVQETRARSLLDPVMGGGTSLDVALRLGLKASGSDLSTSPYHQRLKARLERQGARVELGVDATRTDLAALFGQHDLVVAHPAYGTQIVYGSGEGDMSQLGDGDAFLDALQAMTLNMREATTDGGYYVVIIGDTRKQGRYHSYQGPLLGMLPASELRAVRIKAQHNVSSAKQDYGRVRFGLTLHEYVLILQKELPFFQAFGEVVKAQQARLTGTWKAIVRQALTQLGGRADLDTLYDHVFRSAPDRVKQNPNFKAKVRQTLQLLPECQPEERGIWRLAAA